From Saccharibacillus brassicae:
GCACAGCCGCTTCTCGCATTCGCTCGGCGTCTACGAGATTACCCGGCGTATCATTTCCCAATTCGAACGCAACAATTATCCGGATTGGCCGGTCGAAGAAAATCTGGTCGCGATGTGCGCCGCCCTGCTGCACGACCTGGGACACGGACCTTTTTCCCATTCGATCGAAGAAGCTTTCCATATGGACCACGAAGATTGGACCTGCAAAATCATTCTCGGCGATACCGACGTCAACCGGGTGCTGCGCGAAGCGTCGCCGGATCTGCCGGAGCGCGTCGCCTCGGTCATTCGCAAAGACTACGAGAAGAAGATCGTCGTCAACCTGATCACGAGCCCGCTCGATGCGGACCGGATGGATTACCTGCTGCGCGACGCCTATTTCACGGGGGTCAATTACGGAACGATCGATATCGATCGCATCCTGCGCATGCTGCGTCCCTATAATGGAAGAATCGTGGTGAAGGAGTCCGGTATGCACGCCGTGGAAGACTACCTGATGGCGCGCTACCAGATGTATTGGCAGGTCTATTTCCATCCGGTGACGCGCAGCTCGGAGATCATTCTGCGCCAGATTTTCCGCCGGGCGGGAGAGCTGTACCGGGAAGGTTACGCGTTCGGATTCTTGCCGCAGCCGCTGCCTTCTCTCTTCGAAGACGATCTGACCGTCAAGCAGTATCTGAAGCTCGACGAGTCGCTGATCCAGACGACGTTTATGCAGTGGAGCGAGGAGCCCGATCCTATACTGAGCGAGCTCTGCTGCCGATTCCTGCATCGCAGGCTGTATAAATATGTAGAGGTCGATTACATCGACAACGAGACGATCGAAGAGATTCGGAGCAGCTTCGCC
This genomic window contains:
- a CDS encoding HD domain-containing protein; its protein translation is MPNDIKPLREEKVFKDPVHNYVHVQDRTIWSLINTPEFQRLRRIRQLGTTYLTFHGAEHSRFSHSLGVYEITRRIISQFERNNYPDWPVEENLVAMCAALLHDLGHGPFSHSIEEAFHMDHEDWTCKIILGDTDVNRVLREASPDLPERVASVIRKDYEKKIVVNLITSPLDADRMDYLLRDAYFTGVNYGTIDIDRILRMLRPYNGRIVVKESGMHAVEDYLMARYQMYWQVYFHPVTRSSEIILRQIFRRAGELYREGYAFGFLPQPLPSLFEDDLTVKQYLKLDESLIQTTFMQWSEEPDPILSELCCRFLHRRLYKYVEVDYIDNETIEEIRSSFAEVGLHPEYDFEIDFPTDLPYDVFRPNDSNRGSQILLLGKQDKLREISEVSDIIRSISGLQRGKNHLYYPHHKLAEVISKLPSKIASIFPISPD